CTCTGGTGTGCGGTGCAGCAGCTGGGGTTCCTGGCCGCCGACGGCCGCTTCGCCAGGCTGTCCAAGTCCGGCCTGCTCGCGCTCATCCTCGCCGCGAACCTCCTGCTCGGCCTCGTCGCTGCCCTGGGCCTGTACTCCGGGAACATGCTGGTCAACCTCAACCCGCCGAACCTGACCCTCTTCCTCCTGGGCATTTCGCAGGCCGCACTGATCGAACTGGTCCGGCCTGCGCTGGCGCCGCTCTGCTCCCTCGGATGGATGCGGACACTGCTGCGGGTGGCCGGCGGACGCTCGCTGACCGTGTACCTGTGGCACCTTCCCCTGCTGGTGGGAATGTCAGGCCTGCTCCTCCTCACCCCCGTCCCCAAGCCCGCCGCCGGAACTGCGGAGTGGTGGTGGGCAAGGCCACTGGTCCTGCTGTCGTTGCTCCTGCTGCTGCTTCCGGCGGTGGCGGCGTTCGGCCGCCTGGAGGATCGGCCGACGGCGGCACTTCAGGGCCGCCGTCCGCCGGCCATGGCGGTGGCGGCCGCCGTCGTGGTGGTCTTCACCCCCGCCGCGGTAGGGGCCGCAATCAACGGGCTGACGCTGGGACTGCTGGGGGCCGGGGCAGCCTGCTTCCTCCTGGCACTGGTGCTGCTGCACGGGGTGCGGCGCCCGCTGCGGACCGGATCCGCTCCCACGGCAACGGAAATGTCCCGCTAGCCAAACTACTTGGCTGG
The Arthrobacter sp. PGP41 genome window above contains:
- a CDS encoding acyltransferase family protein, encoding MGGAQEQGTSQQPGTAASRDEVLDLVRFICLALVVVGHSMMGSPVLHPDGTVTTHNTLAEQDWFEPVIWVFMVMPLFFVAGGATGLQSWQRLKAQGGTAAEFLQARLLRMVRPAAALLAVMFLGLWTAGLLGVHPQVVELMAAGAGMPLWFLAAYLAAQLSIPLLAAFHARSPWLAMGVLAALVVAVDCLRGTLPLLAYANLVFLWCAVQQLGFLAADGRFARLSKSGLLALILAANLLLGLVAALGLYSGNMLVNLNPPNLTLFLLGISQAALIELVRPALAPLCSLGWMRTLLRVAGGRSLTVYLWHLPLLVGMSGLLLLTPVPKPAAGTAEWWWARPLVLLSLLLLLLPAVAAFGRLEDRPTAALQGRRPPAMAVAAAVVVVFTPAAVGAAINGLTLGLLGAGAACFLLALVLLHGVRRPLRTGSAPTATEMSR